A region of the Pseudomonas asiatica genome:
CCACGCATGAACACGCTCATGCTGCTGACGCCGGCCCCGGCCGCTTCGGTCAGGCGCTGCCAGGCCGCCTGTTCGCTGACTTCGCCGCGCTGCAAGGCCAGCCCGGCGCTGGCATCCTGGTGGCGATTGCCGCGCCAGGGCGCTTGCCAGCTGCCCTTGCCGCTGAGGAATACCGGGTTGGCGATCAGTTGTACCGCCTGTCGTGCCAGTTGCTGGTGGTTTTCCGGGTACCAGCTGTCACTGCCCACCAGCACGCCCAGGCGCCCCGCAGGGGTTTGCAATACTTGCAGCGGGTGCTGGCGGCCATCGTGTACATAGCGGCGCATTTCGCTGTCGGGGAACTGCTGGCGTTGCGGTTGGCCCAGCAGCGAGCCGTCACCGGCGAACACCACGCTGCTGTTGAACAGCGGGCCGCTACCGGCATGCAGCACACCCTGTTTCACGTAGGGGGCGGGCAGCACGATGGAGCCGGCTACCAGGGTGACGTTGAACTCCTTGGCCAGGCCACCGAACAGTTGCTGGTAGTCCGCAGCCATCTGCTCGGCTTTCATGCGCAGGTGCGCGTCGGCGCGCCAGTCGTCCCCGTCGGCACGGAGCATGGCCAGGCCATAGCGCAGCGGGTTGCTCAGTTCCAGCCATTGCAGGGCTTCGCTGCTTTGCGTGACCTGGTACAGCTCGTTCTTTTCTCCGCGTGCCCACAGCCAGGTACCGATGTGCTCTGGTAGCACCACCACCGTACGCGGGCTGACAAGCCCTTGGGTACGTGCCTGCTCCAGGTAGGCCGCGAGCTTGCGGTGCAGGCGTTGCAGGTTCTGGTAGTCGCCCGGGTAGAGCAGCGGTTCGACGCCGAGCAGGTTGCCGTGCTCGCCCGGCACGCCGTGGTTCAGTGCCAGTTCGATGCGCAGGTCGGACAGGTAGTGGCCTTCCGGGCGCTGCTGGGTCCAGAAACCGTAGCCGCAGAGGGCGGCGATCATCACCAGCGCCAGGGCGCTTGCCAGGAGTTTTCGCATGAAGCAGGACGGCGCCTTGGAAACGAGAGTTTCCTAGGGTAGTCGTGCTGTGCGCGAGGATCAATAACTTGTCAGTTTCGATCATTGAGCCCGTTCAAACGGCTGTTTAATGTCGCAGGCAGACAAACGACGGGGCCCGCCAGCCGGTGCGGCACCCGCATTCCGTGATCACGCCACCTGGGGACCTTTCCATGGCCGCCGACCGCTACCCGCACCTGCTCGCCCCGCTGGACCTGGGCTTCACCACCTTGCGCAACCGCACCCTGATGGGCTCGATGCACACCGGCCTCGAAGAGCGCCCGGGCGGCTTCGAGCGCATGGCGGCGTACTTTGCCGAGCGCGCCCGCGGTGGCGTCGGCCTGATGGTCACCGGCGGCATCGCGCCCAACGATGAGGGTGGGGTGTATTCCGGGGCGGCCAAGCTCAGCACCGAGGAAGAGGCCGACAAGCACCGCATCGTCACCGAGGCGGTACACGCTGCCGGCGGCAAGATCTGCCTGCAGATCCTGCATGCCGGGCGCTACGCCTACAGCCCGCGCCAGGTGGCGCCCAGCGCGATCCAGGCGCCAATCAACCCGTTCAAGCCCAAGGAACTGGACGAGGCGGGTATCGAGAAGCAGATCGCCGACTTCGTCAATTGCGCGGTGCTGGCCCAGCGCGCCGGTTACGACGGCGTCGAGATCATGGGTTCGGAAGGCTACTTCATCAACCAGTTCCTCGCCGCCCACACCAACCACCGCACCGACCGCTGGGGTGGCAGCTATGAAAACCGCATGCGCCTGGCGGTGGAGATCGTCAGCCGGGTGCGCGGTGCGGTCGGGCCGAACTTCATCATCATCTTGCGCCTGTCGATGCTCGACCTCATCGAGGGCGGCAGCACCTGGGACGAAATCGAGCTGCTGGCCAAGGCCATCGAGCAGGCCGGCGCGACCTTGATCAATACCGGCATCGGCTGGCACGAAGCGCGTATCCCGACCATTGCCACCAAGGTGCCGCGTGCGGCCTTCAGCAAGGTCACCGCCAAGCTGCGTGGCGTGGTGAACATTCCGCTGATCACCACCAACCGCATCAATACTCCGGAAGTGGCCGAGGCGGTGCTGGCCGAGGGCGATGCCGACATGGTCTCGATGGCACGGCCGTTCCTGGCCGACCCGGACTTCGTCAACAAGGCCGCTGCCGGCCGCGGCGACGAAATCAACACCTGCATCGGCTGCAACCAGGCCTGCCTGGACCATACCTTCGGCGGCAAGCTGACCAGTTGCCTGGTCAACCCGCGTGCCTGCCACGAGACCGAGCTCAACTACCTGCCCGTGCGCACCGTGAAGCGCATTGCCGTGGTCGGCGCTGGCCCGGCCGGCCTGGCGGCAGCCACGGTGGCGGCCGAGCGCGGCCACGCGGTAACCCTGTTCGATGGCGCCAGCGAGATCGGCGGGCAGTTCAATGTGGCCAAGCGGGTGCCGGGGAAAGAAGAGTTCCATGAAACCCTGCGTTACTTCCGCAACAAGGTCAAAAGCACGGGCGTGGACCTGCGCCTGAATACCCGGGTCGATGTGCAGGCCCTGGTGGACGGTGGCTACGACGAGATCATCCTGGCCACCGGCATCGCCCCGCGCACGCCGGCCATCCCCGGTGTCGAGCATGCCAAGGTGCTCAGCTACCTGGACGTGCTGCTCGAGCGCAAGCCGGTGGGCAAGGCTGTCGCGGTGATTGGTGCGGGTGGCATCGGTTTCGACGTTTCCGAGTACCTGGTGCATCAGGGCGTGGCTACCAGCCTGGACCGTGAGGCGTTCTGGAGGGAGTGGGGCATCGACACCCATCTGCAGGCACGCGGTGGCGTGGCCGGGATCAAGGCCGAGCCGCATGCCCCGGCGCGGCAGGTGTACCTGTTGCAGCGCAAGAAATCCAAGGTGGGTGACGGCCTGGGCAAGACCACCGGCTGGATTCACCGTACCGGGTTGAAGAACAAGCGGGTGCAGATGCTCAACAGCGTCGAGTACCTGGGTATCGACGATGCCGGCCTGCATATTCGCGTGGCCGATGGCGAGCCACAGGTGCTGGCGGTGGACAACGTGGTGATCTGTGCAGGGCAGGAGCCGCTGCGCGAACTGCAGGACGGGCTGGTGGCAGCGGGGCAGTCGGTGCACCTGATTGGTGGGGCCGATGTGGCGGCCGAGCTGGATGCCAAGCGGGCGATCAACCAAGGATCGAGATTGGCGGCTGAGCTCTGAGATCGCCGGGGCCGCTTTGCGGCCCTGTGGGAGCGGGTTCACCCGCGAATAGGGCTGCGCGGTGCATGGCACCGGCTGCGCCGGTGTTCGCGGGTGAACCCGCTCCCACAGGGGCGCAAAGCGCCCTCGGGATTTCACTGGTAAACTCGCAGCATGCTCCTCGACCTCCCCCAACCCCCCCTGCAGCCCCTGATCCTGCCCTGGCTCCAACAAGCCCAGGTAGAAGCCGCCATCCTGCGCCTGGACCTGATCGACCCGCTGATCAGCGGCAACAAATGGTTCAAGCTACGCCACCACCTGCAACAGGCCAGCGCCAGCAATGCCCCGGGCCTGATCAGCCTCGGCGGCAACCATTCCAACCACCTGCACGCCCTGGCCGCTGCCGGCAAGCGCTTCGGCTTCGCCACCGCCGGCCTGCTGCGTGGCCACGCCCAGGACACGCCAACCGTGCGTGACCTGCAGGCGCTGGGCATGGAACTGCATTGGCTGGGCTATGGCGGCTATCGCGCACGAAACCAAGCGGGTTTCTGGGAACCCTGGCAGGCACGCTACCCGGGTTGGCACTGCATCCCCGAAGGGGGCGGCGGGCTGGCCGGTGCACAGGGCTGCGCGCTGATCATGCAGCAGGCGCGCGCGCAGATCGCGTCACTGGGCTGGTCGGGCTACGACGCCTGGTGGCTGGCTGCCGGAACGGGGACTACCCTGGCCGGCCTGGTAATGGCCGAGGCGGGCGCACATGTGGTGCATGGTGCATTGGCTGTACCCAGGGACCATGGTGTGCCGGAGGCGGTAGCGACACTGGCCGGCGCGCATGGCTACCAGCTGCACGACGCCTGCCGTGGCGGTTTCGGCAAGTTCGACGCGGAGCTGCTGGCGTTCATCGCCGATTGCGAGCGGCACACCGGCGTGCCGCTCGAAGCCCTCTACACCGGCAAGGCCCTGCTGGCCCTGCGTGAGCAGGTCGAAGCCGGGCTGTTCGCGCCCGGCACCCGCCTGATCGTGGTGCATACCGGCGGCCTGCAGGGCCGGCGCGGTTACTTGTAGGGCAGCATGCGCAGCAGCGTGTTGTCGCGCTGCACATAGTGGTGATACAGCCCAGCCACAGCGTGCAGGCCGATCAGCCAGTAGCCCCAGCTGCCGATGCGTTCATGCCAGCCTTTGATGAACTTGGCCTGGTCCGGGTTCGGGCCGATCAGGTGCGGCAGCTCCAGGCCGAAGAACGGCACTGGTTTGTCGGCGGCGCTGAGGATCAGCCAGCCGGCCAGCGGCAGGATGATCATCAGCAGGTACAACGCCAGGTGCATCAGGTGCGCGAGGCCGGTCTGCCAGGCCGCAGGTTTGGGCACGATGGGTGGAGTCGGGCGGCTCAGGCGGATGGCCAGGCGCAACCAGACCAGCACGAACACGCTGAGCCCGAGCATGAAGTGCAGGTCCTTCATCAGGTTGCGTTCGACGCTGTCCTTGGGGAACAGGCCACGCAGTTCGATAAGGGCATAGACAGCGGCCAGCAGCACCAGCATCAGCCAGTGCAGGGCGATGGACAGGCGCGCGTAATGGGTCGCGGGGGTGGATGAAACCATGATTGGTCCTCGTCATCAGGTCGGAATGGCGCTCTTGCCGGCGCTCAGGAAGTACTGTAATGGCTACGGGGGAACAAATCTTTGCGCCAGGTCTGTGAAATTTGTGTTGTCTGCACCGGCCCTTTCGCGGGTGAACCCGCTCCCACAGGCACAGCGCTGAGCCAGAGACCTGTGCAGTACTTGTGGGAGCGGGTTTACCCGCGAAGGGGCCAGCCCAGACAACATCAGACATCGGGCAGATGCGGCCAATCATCAGCCACCAGAAACACCCGTTCAGCCTCCTGCCACGCCCCGCCAGCCTCTTGCGCCAACCTCACCAGCAACTGCGCCGGAGCCTGCCGCTCCAGCACGTGCAGCCACGCCGCAAACTGCTCCACCGCCCAGCACTCCTGCGCCTCGACCCGCGCCGGCGCCAGCCAGGCATGCCGTTGCAGCGGCTGCCATCGCTCACCTTCGCCCATGACCCAGTCCCGCCGCCGCAGCCAGCGCCCGCGCAAGTGCTGCGGGTTGGCGCCCTGTGGTGGCTGTGCATGCCCAGGCCACGGGTAGAACAGATAGCCACCCAGCCACACATGCGCCTGCACCTGCTCCACCCCCAGCCGGGCCAGCACCTCGCGGCTGTGCGCCCCTGTCGACATGGGCAGCTGGTGCCGCGCCAGGTGCGCCAGTTTGCTTCCCAGTCGGTCATGGCAGCCCGGCCCCAGCCAGGCGGCGGGGTCGTGCCCGGGATGCTCCGGGCCCAGGTACAGCTTGATGGCCAGTTCCAGGTGGTGCACACCGTCGCGGTCGCGCAGCACCACATCCAGCTCGCCCAGGGTGCGCCCGCCTTCGCGAATCGCCAGGTTGGCCGCCAGTAGTTCAATGCCCGGGGCCTGGCCCAGGGCGAATTGCCACAGCCGTTCGTAGTAGTGCCCCAGGCGCCGGCTGCCCAGCTGCGCCAGCCAGTCGCGCAATGGGCGGTCATCGTCATCCAGCGCCCGCAGCCAGTCTGCCAGGCGCTGTGGCTGGTCCGCCCACAGGCTGCCCGCCAGCGGGTGGCGCTGGGGGCAGGGCGGGGCGCTGAGCAACGGGGGCGACAGCAGGGCCCAGGCCAGGTCGCGCACGTTGGGGCGGCGTAGCTGCCGGGGCAGGTCGTGGAGCAGGGCGAATGGCATCATCCTGCGAGCATAGCCGGTTTGCCGCTACCCGGTGGTTTCGCCCATAATCGCGGCATAGTCACCCGCCGCAGAGCCTCGCAGGAGCCCCATGGAGCAATTTCGCAATATCGGTATCATCGGCCGCCTTGGCAGCTCGCAGGTGCTCGACACCATTCGCCGACTGAAAAAATTCCTCCTCGAACGCCACCTGCACGTGATCCTCGAGGACACCATCGCCGAAGTGCTGCCCGGCCATGGCCTGCAAACCTCTACCCGCAAGCTGCTGGGCGAGGTCTGTGACCTGGTCATCGTGGTCGGCGGCGACGGCAGCCTGCTGGGCGCCGCCCGCGCCCTGGCCCGGCACAACATTCCGGTGCTGGGCATCAACCGTGGCAACCTGGGCTTCCTCACCGACATCCGCCCCGACGAGCTGGAAGAGAAGGTCGCCGAAGTGCTCGACGGCCACTACCTGGTGGAAAACCGCTTCCTGCTGCAGGCCGAGGTACGCCGCCACAACGAAGCCATCGGCCAGGGTGATGCGCTGAACGACGTGGTGCTGCACCCGGGCAAGTCGACGCGCATGATCGAATTCGAGATCTACATCGATGGCCAGTTCGTCTGCAGCCAGAAGGCCGACGGCCTGATCGTCGCCACCCCCACCGGCTCCACCGCCTACGCGCTGTCGGCCGGCGGCCCGATCATGCACCCCAAGCTCGACGCCATCGTCATCGTGCCGATGTACCCGCACACGCTGTCGGGCCGGCCGATCGTGGTCGACGGCAACAGCGAGCTGAAGATCGTGGTGTCCAAGGACCTGCAGATCTACCCGCAAGTATCCTGTGACGGCCAGAACCACTTCACCTGTGCCCCCGGCGACACCATCACGGTGAGCAAGAAACCGCAGAAGCTGCGCCTGATCCACCCGCTGGACCACAACTACTACGAGGTCTGCCGCACCAAGCTCGGCTGGGGCAGCCGCTTGGGAAGCAGGGACGACTGATGCTCGATCCGGCGCGTAGTTTCGACATCATCGGTGACGTGCACGGTTGTGCGCTGACCCTTGAACGCCTGCTCGACGCCCTTGGTTACAAGCGTGTGGCAGGCGTGTGGCGCCACCCGCGGCGCCAGGCGCTGTTCCTTGGCGACATCGTCGACCGCGGGCCACGCATTCGCGAGGCGCTGCACATCGTCCACGACATGGTCGAGGCCGGCCAGGCGTTCTGCATCATGGGCAACCACGAGTACAACGCGCTGGGCTGGGTTACCCCGGCACTACCTGGCAGCGGCAAGGCCTTCGTGCGCGAGCATACGCCGCGCCACGCCCGGTTGATCGACGAAACCCTGACCCAGTTTGCCCACCACCCCGCTGACTGGCACGACTTCGTCAACTGGTTCTACGAATTGCCGCTGTTCGTCGACGCCGGGCGCTTCCGCCTGGTGCATGCCTGCTGGGACCCGCGGCTGATCGAGCCACTGCGCCAGCAGTACCCCGACGGGCGCATCGACGAGCACTTCATCCAGGCTTCGGCGGTGAGCGGCAGCTTTGCCGCCACCGTGTGCAACCGCTTGCTGCGCGGCACCGACATGCGCCTGCCGGACGGCCTGACCCTCACCGGTGGAGACGGCCTGACCCGTGCCTTCTTCCGTACCAAGTTCTGGGAAGAAGACCCGCAAACCTACGGCGACATCGTGTTCCAGCCTGACGCCCTGCCCGCGGAAGTGGCCAGCACCCCGCTCAGTCACAGCCAGAAGAACGCCTTGCTGCGCTATGCCGAAGACGAGCCCATGCTGTTCGTCGGCCATTACTGGCGCAGCGGCCGCCCGGCGCCGATCCGCGCCAACCTGGCCTGCCTGGACTACAGCGCCGTGCTCTACGGCAAGCTGGCTGCCTACCGGCTGGATGATGAAACCCGCATCGACCCGCACAAGTTCGTCTGGGTCGATGTCGACCGCCCACAGGCCAACCAATGAACATTATCGAAGTGATGCGCCTGCCGCTGTCGGTCGACCTCAGCGGCTTCGTTCACCTGCTGCAGCGCCTGCAGGTGCCGCACCGGGTCAGCGAGGAGGGCGATGCCCAGGTGCTCTGGGCCCCCGACACCCTGGCCGCAGACGTCCGCGAACTCTACCAGCGCTACCCCGACGGCAACGCCGACCTGCCAGCCACCACCGATCCTGTGGGAGCGGGCGAGCCCGCGAAAGGGCCCTCCCTGGCGGAACAGGCCCGCGCCTGCAAGATCACCACCCTGACCCTGCTGCTGTGCTTCATCGTCGCCGGCCTCACCGGCCTGGGCGACAACTTCACCACCATCAGCTGGTTCACCTTCCTCGATTTCCGCGTCCAGGGCGACTACCTGTACTTCAGCCCGCTGGCGCAAAGCCTGGACGAAGGCCAGTGGTGGCGCCTGGTATCGCCCATGCTGCTGCATTTCGGCGTGCTGCACCTGGCCATGAACAGCCTGTGGTACTGGGAACTGGGCAAACGCATCGAATTGCGCCAAGGCCCGTGGGCGCTGCTGGGCCTGACCCTGCTGTTCAGCCTGGTGTCCAACCTGGCCCAGCACTACAGCAGCGGGCCGAGCCTGTTCGGCGGCCTTTCCGGCGTGCTGTACGGCCTGCTCGGGCACATCTGGCTGTACCAGTGGCTGGCACCCGACCGTTACTTCAACCTGCCCAAGGGCGTGCTGGTGATGATGCTCATCTGGCTGGTGGTGTGCATGAGCGGCGTGATCGACACCCTGGGCCTTGGCCAGATCGCCAACGCCGCCCACGTCGGCGGGCTGCTCATCGGATGCCTGACCGGGCTCTTGGGTGGGGCGCTGGCCCGGCGTAAACTGTCGGCTTGAATCAGGAGACACTATGTCCACTTTCGCGCAAATGATTGAAAACATCACCCCGGAAATCTACGAGAGCCTGAAACTGGCCGTGGAAATCGGCAAATGGTCGGATGGCCGCAAGCTCACTGCCGAGCAGAAAGAGCTGTCGCTGCAGGCGGTAATCGCCTGGGAGATGAAAAACCTGCCCGAAGACCAGCGTACCGGCTACATGGGCCCGCAGGAATGCGCCTCGAAGTCCGCGCCGATCGCCAACATTCTGTTCAAGTCGGACTCGGTACATTGATCGAACTCGCTCGTGGCTCGTTGAGCAAGATGGCGGTAAGCCTGCAGGCGCCAGTGGTGCAGTACAGCTTCCGTCTGGATGACACGCAGGTGCCGGTCAACCCGCTGATCGGCCAGCGCCTGCGCCTTGAATACATCGGCGCCATTCACTGCAGCCATTGTGGCAAGCGCACCAAGACCAGCTTCAGCCAGGGTTACTGCTACCCGTGCATGACCAAACTGGCCCAGTGCGACGTGTGCATCATGGCCCCGGAAAAGTGCCACTACGACGCCGGCACCTGCCGCGAACCGTCGTGGGGCGAACAGTTCTGCATGACCGACCATGTGGTCTACCTGGCCAACTCGTCGGGGATCAAGGTCGGTATCACCCGGGCCACCCAGCTGCCCACCCGCTGGCTCGACCAGGGTGCCAGCCAGGCCCTGCCGATCGTGCGCGTGGCTACCCGCCAGCAGTCCGGCCTGGTCGAAGACCTGCTGCGCAGCCAGGTGCCGGACCGCACCAACTGGCGCGCCCTGCTCAAGGGCGATGCCGAGGAGCTCGACCTGGTCGCCATTCGTGAACAGGTGTTCGACGCCTGTGCCGATGGCCTGCGCGAGCTGCAAGGGCGCTTCGGCCTGCAGGCGATCCAGCCGCTGGCCGACGCCGAAGTGGTGCAGATGAAGTACCCGGTCGAGGCCTACCCATCGAAGATCGTCAGCTTCAACTTCGACAAGGACCCGGTAGTGGAAGGCACGCTGCTGGGCATCAAGGGCCAGTACCTGATCTTCGACACCGGTGTGATCAATATTCGCAAGTACACGGCCTACCAGTTGGCCGTGCTCCAGTAAAAAGGACCTGCACATGCGTACCGAACAACCGCAAGTGATCTACCTCGAGGATTACCAGGCGCCCGAGTACCTGATCGACGAGACGCACCTGACCTTCGAGCTGTACGAGGACCACACCCTGGTTCACGCGCAGCTGGTCATGCGCCGCAACCCGGCACGCGGTGCCGGCCTGCCGCCACTGGAGCTCGATGGCCAGCAGCTGGAGCTGCTGCGCGCCTCGCTGGATGACCAGGAGCTGCAGCCGGGCGACTACCAGCTCGACGCCGACAGCCTGACCGTGCAGCCCAAGGCCGAGCGCTTCACCCTCGACACCAGCGTGAAGATCCACCCCGAGAGCAACACCGCACTGGAAGGCCTGTACAAGTCGGGCAAGATGTTCTGCACCCAGTGCGAGGCCGAAGGCTTCCGCAAGATCACCTACTACCTCGACCGCCCGGACGTGATGAGCACCTTCACCACCACGGTCATCGCCGAGCAGCATCGCTACCCGGTATTGCTGTCGAACGGCAACCCGATCGGCAGCGGGCCGGCAGACGATGGTCGCCATTGGGCCACCTGGGAAGACCCGTTCATGAAGCCGGCCTACCTGTTCGCCCTGGTGGCCGGTGACCTGTGGTGCGTCGAGGACAGCTTCACCCGCCAGTCCGGCCGTGATGTGACCCTGCGCATCTACGTCGAGCCCGAGAACATCGACAAGTGCGACCACGCCATGGTCAGCCTGAAGAAGTCCATGCGCTGGGACGAAGAAGTCTATGGCCGCGAGTACGACCTGGACATCTTCATGATCGTCGCGGTCAACGACTTCAACATGGGCGCCATGGAAAACAAGGGCCTGAACATCTTCAACTCCAGCTGTGTGCTGGCCCGTGCCGAAACGGCCACCGATGCCGCACACCAGCGCGTCGAAGGCGTGGTTGCCCACGAGTATTTCCACAACTGGTCGGGCAACCGGGTCACCTGCCGTGACTGGTTCCAGCTGTCGCTGAAGGAAGGCTTCACGGTGTTCCGCGATGCCGAGTTCAGCGCCGACATGAACTCGCGCACGGTCAAACGCATCGAAGACGTGGCCTACCTGCGCACTCACCAGTTCGCCGAAGACGCTGGCCCCATGGCCCACCCGGTGCGCCCGGACAGCTTCATCGAGATCTCCAACTTCTACACCCTGACCGTGTACGAGAAGGGCGCCGAAGTGGTGCGCATGGTTCGTACCCTGCTGGGCGCAGACGGCTTCCGCAAGGGCAGCGACCTGTACTTCGAACGCCACGATGGCCAGGCGGTGACCACCGACGACTTCATCAAGGCCATGGAAGACGCCAACGGCGTCGACTTCACCCAGTTCAAGCGCTGGTACAACCAGGCCGGCACCCCGCGCCTGGAAGTCAGCGAGGCCTATGACGCGGCCGCGCAGACCTACAGCCTGACCTTCCGCCAGAGCTGCCCGCAGACCCCGGACAAGGCCGAAAAACTGCCGTTCGTGATCCCGGTGGAGCTTGGCCTGCTGGATGCCGCAGGCAACGACCTGCCGCTGCAACTGGCCGGTGAAGCGGCGGCGCAGGGCACCAGCCGCGTGCTGTCGGTGACCGAGGCCGAGCAGACCTTCACCTTCCAGGGCATCCAGGCCAAGCCGCTGCCTTCGCTGCTGCGTGGCTTCAGCGCACCGGTCAAGCTCAGCTTCCCCTACGACCGCGACCAGCTGATGTTCCTGATGCAGCACGACAGCGACGGCTTCAACCGCTGGGAGGCGGGGCAGCAGTTGTCGGTGCAGGTGCTGCAGGAACTGATCGGCCAGCATCAGCGCGGCGAAGCACTCAAGCTCGACCAGCGCCTGATCAGCGCCTTGGGCACCGTGCTCGGCAACGACTCGCTGGACCCGGCCATGGTTGCCGAAATGCTCTCGCTGCCGGGTGAGGCCTACCTCACCGAAATCAGCCAGGTGGCCGACGTGGACGCCATCCACGCCGCCCGCGAGTTCGCCCGCCAGCAGATCGCCGAGCAGCTGTTCGACGCCCTGTGGGCGCGCTATCAGGCCAACCGCGAAGTGTCGCGCAGCACCGCCTACGTGGCCTCGGCCGAGCACTTCGCCCGCCGCAGCCTGCAGAACATCGCGCTGTCGTACCTGATGCAGAGCGGCAAGCCGCAGGTGCTGCAGGCGACCCTGGAGCAGTTCGAGCACTGCGACAACATGACCGAGCGCCTGACCGCCCTGGCCGTGCTGGTCAACTCGCCGTTCGAGGCCGAGCGGGCCAAGGCGCTGGAAGCCTTTGCCGAGCACTTCAAGGACAACCCGCTGGTCATGGACCAGTGGTTCAGCGTGCAGGCGGCCAGTACGCTGCCGGGCGGGCTGGCGCGGGTCAAGGCGCTGATGCAGCACCCGGCGTTCACCCTGAAGAACCCGAACAAGGTACGTGCGCTGGTCGGCGCCTTTGCCGGGCAGAACCTGGTCAACTTCCATGCGGCGGATGGCTCCGGCTACCGCTTCCTGGCGGACCTGGTGATCGAGCTGAATGCGCTGAACCCGCAGATCGCCTCGCGGCAACTGGCACCGCTGACCCGCTGGCGCAAGTATGACGACGCGCGTCAGGCCCTGATGAAGGGCGAGCTGGAGCGGATTCTGGCTTCTGGTGAGCTGTCCAGTGATGTGTATGAGGTTGTGAGCAAGAGCCTGGCTTGAGTTTTCCGTAGCCTGAGCCGACCTCTTCGCGGGTAAACCCGCTCCCACAGGTACTGCACCGCTTTCATGGGCTGTGCAGGACTTGTGGGAGCGGGTTTACCCGCGAAGCTTTTGGAGCCGACAACAAAACATAACACCCCGCCCGTTGTGTTCCCGCAAATATCCCCGCTACGATCCCCTCAAGCTATTGCAGGCCTCTAGATCAGGCTTTTCGCAGTACCTGCAGTGCATTGACCCACCACACAAGAACACAACAGGGGGACAGTCATGAGGGAACAGAACAGGCGCTTTGCCTGGCCATTGGCAGCCGGCGCGGTACTGGCGCTGGGGCTTGGCGTGTGGGCTGACAGCGTGCAAGCCGCTGCCGCCGACGAGTATTCCACCGAATCGGCCAAGGCCAGCCAAAGCCTGCTGATCGACGCCACCCATGCCGGCAAGCGCCTGGTGGTGGTGGGCGATCGCGGTCATATCCTGTTCTCCGACGACCAGGGCAGCACCTGGACCCAGGCGCGGGTGCCCACCCGGCAACTGCTGACCGCGGTGTTCTTCCTCGACGACAAGCGCGGCTGGGCCGTCGGCCACGATGCGCTGGTGCTCGCCAGCAGCGATGGTGGTGCCACCTGGAGCAAGCAGTTCGAAGACCTGTCCCGCGAAGCACCCTTGCTCGATGTCGCCTTCCTCGACGCCCAGCACGGCTTTGCCGTAGGTGCCTATGGCGCCTTGCTGGAAACCACCGACGGCGGCCAGCACTGGCAGGATGTCGCCGAGCGCCTGGACAACCCCGACCAGCTGCACCTGAACGGTATCGCCCAGGTGCGTGACGCGGGCCTGTTTATCGTCGGCGAGCAGGGTGGCATGTTCCGCTCCGCCGACAACGGCCAGACCTGGGCCAAGGTCGAGGGCCCTT
Encoded here:
- a CDS encoding NAD(+) kinase; translation: MEQFRNIGIIGRLGSSQVLDTIRRLKKFLLERHLHVILEDTIAEVLPGHGLQTSTRKLLGEVCDLVIVVGGDGSLLGAARALARHNIPVLGINRGNLGFLTDIRPDELEEKVAEVLDGHYLVENRFLLQAEVRRHNEAIGQGDALNDVVLHPGKSTRMIEFEIYIDGQFVCSQKADGLIVATPTGSTAYALSAGGPIMHPKLDAIVIVPMYPHTLSGRPIVVDGNSELKIVVSKDLQIYPQVSCDGQNHFTCAPGDTITVSKKPQKLRLIHPLDHNYYEVCRTKLGWGSRLGSRDD
- a CDS encoding cytochrome b, with protein sequence MVSSTPATHYARLSIALHWLMLVLLAAVYALIELRGLFPKDSVERNLMKDLHFMLGLSVFVLVWLRLAIRLSRPTPPIVPKPAAWQTGLAHLMHLALYLLMIILPLAGWLILSAADKPVPFFGLELPHLIGPNPDQAKFIKGWHERIGSWGYWLIGLHAVAGLYHHYVQRDNTLLRMLPYK
- a CDS encoding DUF1853 family protein, which encodes MMPFALLHDLPRQLRRPNVRDLAWALLSPPLLSAPPCPQRHPLAGSLWADQPQRLADWLRALDDDDRPLRDWLAQLGSRRLGHYYERLWQFALGQAPGIELLAANLAIREGGRTLGELDVVLRDRDGVHHLELAIKLYLGPEHPGHDPAAWLGPGCHDRLGSKLAHLARHQLPMSTGAHSREVLARLGVEQVQAHVWLGGYLFYPWPGHAQPPQGANPQHLRGRWLRRRDWVMGEGERWQPLQRHAWLAPARVEAQECWAVEQFAAWLHVLERQAPAQLLVRLAQEAGGAWQEAERVFLVADDWPHLPDV
- a CDS encoding NADPH-dependent 2,4-dienoyl-CoA reductase, yielding MAADRYPHLLAPLDLGFTTLRNRTLMGSMHTGLEERPGGFERMAAYFAERARGGVGLMVTGGIAPNDEGGVYSGAAKLSTEEEADKHRIVTEAVHAAGGKICLQILHAGRYAYSPRQVAPSAIQAPINPFKPKELDEAGIEKQIADFVNCAVLAQRAGYDGVEIMGSEGYFINQFLAAHTNHRTDRWGGSYENRMRLAVEIVSRVRGAVGPNFIIILRLSMLDLIEGGSTWDEIELLAKAIEQAGATLINTGIGWHEARIPTIATKVPRAAFSKVTAKLRGVVNIPLITTNRINTPEVAEAVLAEGDADMVSMARPFLADPDFVNKAAAGRGDEINTCIGCNQACLDHTFGGKLTSCLVNPRACHETELNYLPVRTVKRIAVVGAGPAGLAAATVAAERGHAVTLFDGASEIGGQFNVAKRVPGKEEFHETLRYFRNKVKSTGVDLRLNTRVDVQALVDGGYDEIILATGIAPRTPAIPGVEHAKVLSYLDVLLERKPVGKAVAVIGAGGIGFDVSEYLVHQGVATSLDREAFWREWGIDTHLQARGGVAGIKAEPHAPARQVYLLQRKKSKVGDGLGKTTGWIHRTGLKNKRVQMLNSVEYLGIDDAGLHIRVADGEPQVLAVDNVVICAGQEPLRELQDGLVAAGQSVHLIGGADVAAELDAKRAINQGSRLAAEL
- a CDS encoding 1-aminocyclopropane-1-carboxylate deaminase/D-cysteine desulfhydrase, whose protein sequence is MLLDLPQPPLQPLILPWLQQAQVEAAILRLDLIDPLISGNKWFKLRHHLQQASASNAPGLISLGGNHSNHLHALAAAGKRFGFATAGLLRGHAQDTPTVRDLQALGMELHWLGYGGYRARNQAGFWEPWQARYPGWHCIPEGGGGLAGAQGCALIMQQARAQIASLGWSGYDAWWLAAGTGTTLAGLVMAEAGAHVVHGALAVPRDHGVPEAVATLAGAHGYQLHDACRGGFGKFDAELLAFIADCERHTGVPLEALYTGKALLALREQVEAGLFAPGTRLIVVHTGGLQGRRGYL
- a CDS encoding nitrilase-related carbon-nitrogen hydrolase, with amino-acid sequence MRKLLASALALVMIAALCGYGFWTQQRPEGHYLSDLRIELALNHGVPGEHGNLLGVEPLLYPGDYQNLQRLHRKLAAYLEQARTQGLVSPRTVVVLPEHIGTWLWARGEKNELYQVTQSSEALQWLELSNPLRYGLAMLRADGDDWRADAHLRMKAEQMAADYQQLFGGLAKEFNVTLVAGSIVLPAPYVKQGVLHAGSGPLFNSSVVFAGDGSLLGQPQRQQFPDSEMRRYVHDGRQHPLQVLQTPAGRLGVLVGSDSWYPENHQQLARQAVQLIANPVFLSGKGSWQAPWRGNRHQDASAGLALQRGEVSEQAAWQRLTEAAGAGVSSMSVFMRGQFWEQGSDGQGFAHQAGELLAGTPSPGARLLNLWL